Proteins from a single region of Aquirhabdus parva:
- a CDS encoding glycosyltransferase family 2 protein: MTKLAIAIPTYNRASILVENLARMLPALGQYGIAIYVSDDSPNEETARALAELSYPDLHYRQNTPGLGHDQNLMETLLWPEADYVWLLADALYPESELFENVVQAWATQPDAIFLNYDSWFEQNRSIQGQEDVKAFLYQQVWHMTMTGVAIYGLRLREFLREHRTRCSFKNFPQLALIMNLLRMPNPSLVWIGARYIHVNSSKQASYWAKSDTSILTTFGSDWVRLIDSFDDIYSDAEREIMIRSHSRYRGIFTVRYFLFCRAHGLFSLMFVREHMAMIKRVTSIPYSWVEWIARIPPVFLRGIIRLKRILVWR; encoded by the coding sequence GTGACAAAACTAGCAATAGCCATTCCAACCTATAACCGAGCATCTATTCTAGTTGAGAATTTGGCGCGAATGCTGCCTGCTTTGGGGCAATACGGGATAGCGATCTATGTATCAGATGATAGTCCAAATGAAGAAACTGCACGTGCACTCGCTGAACTTAGCTACCCTGACCTGCACTATCGTCAGAACACACCAGGATTGGGTCATGATCAGAACTTAATGGAGACCTTGTTATGGCCAGAAGCTGATTATGTTTGGCTTTTAGCTGATGCCCTTTATCCTGAATCTGAGCTGTTTGAAAATGTTGTGCAAGCATGGGCTACACAGCCGGATGCCATTTTTCTAAATTATGATTCATGGTTTGAACAGAATAGGTCTATTCAAGGACAGGAGGATGTAAAGGCCTTCCTATATCAGCAGGTATGGCATATGACTATGACAGGTGTTGCGATCTATGGCTTAAGGCTGAGAGAATTTTTGCGTGAGCACCGTACCCGATGCAGCTTTAAAAATTTCCCACAATTGGCATTGATTATGAATTTGCTGCGAATGCCCAATCCATCGTTGGTTTGGATCGGTGCTCGATATATCCACGTCAATAGCAGTAAGCAAGCAAGCTACTGGGCTAAGTCGGACACAAGTATTCTGACGACATTTGGTTCGGATTGGGTACGGTTGATTGATAGTTTTGATGACATCTATAGTGATGCTGAACGTGAGATCATGATTCGTTCACACTCCCGTTATCGCGGAATTTTTACAGTTCGTTATTTTTTATTCTGTCGTGCGCATGGATTATTCTCATTGATGTTTGTACGTGAGCATATGGCAATGATAAAGCGAGTAACCAGTATTCCTTATTCTTGGGTCGAATGGATTGCACGGATTCCCCCTGTTTTTCTAAGAGGCATTATACGTTTGAAGCGGATTTTGGTTTGGCGCTAA
- a CDS encoding sugar transferase produces the protein MYHALKRIFDIVLSILLVCILSPVALIVAVLIKIESSGPVFFNQARTGRFEQPFYILKFRTMYHESTGLNITASSDSRITRVGRILRKTKLDEIPQLLNVLKGEMSIVGPRPEVLSHLPYYDQEAKKIIFAYRPGITDLASLLYIHEERLLAESNDPLKTYFEVILPEKNRLRVRHLVQESFLFDIKVFIWTGLKILLRNHMPVIDCPEDVKRTPPLKVMIHEHSETNKDAA, from the coding sequence ATGTACCATGCTTTAAAGCGTATATTTGACATTGTTTTAAGTATTTTACTTGTCTGTATACTTTCACCAGTTGCACTAATTGTTGCAGTTCTCATTAAAATCGAAAGCTCAGGGCCTGTTTTTTTTAATCAAGCCAGAACGGGGCGCTTTGAACAGCCTTTTTATATCCTAAAATTTAGAACTATGTATCATGAATCTACAGGGTTAAATATTACTGCCTCAAGTGATAGTCGTATTACTCGGGTTGGAAGAATTTTACGCAAGACTAAATTGGATGAGATTCCTCAATTATTGAATGTGCTGAAAGGTGAAATGAGTATTGTTGGTCCTCGACCCGAGGTTCTAAGTCATTTGCCTTATTATGACCAAGAAGCAAAAAAAATTATATTCGCTTATCGTCCAGGAATTACCGATCTGGCATCACTACTTTACATTCATGAAGAGCGATTGCTTGCTGAATCAAATGATCCTTTAAAAACATATTTTGAAGTTATACTTCCTGAAAAAAATAGATTACGAGTACGACATTTAGTGCAAGAGTCTTTTTTATTTGATATTAAAGTTTTTATTTGGACTGGTTTGAAAATTTTATTAAGAAATCATATGCCTGTAATTGACTGCCCAGAAGATGTTAAGAGAACACCTCCACTAAAAGTGATGATTCATGAACATTCCGAAACTAATAAAGATGCAGCATAG
- a CDS encoding glycosyltransferase family 4 protein, producing the protein MKIALIGTTSASVIGFRADLIKTLIADGHEVYAFAMDYNLNSRKTVEGLGAIAIDYDLSRTGMNPLNDIINMFKLSKILKKIAPDLVFSYFVKPVIFGTLAAALAGVKRRIGMLEGLGYVFTDHPNGITNKIRILRKVQILLYKSAFPFLERIIFLNPDDPIDLLDKNNLKAKNVSVLGGIGLDLSTYPYSPPDKSPISFIFVGRLLAEKGVYEYIEAAKIVKSKYSNTNFIMLGGLDEGNPGGLSSIELQSLINEGVVIHPGHVSNVQEWLRNSSVFVLPSYYREGVPRSTQEAMAIGRPIITTDMPGCRETVIDGKNGFLVPPWSPQILAEKMLYFIDNPDQIETMGIESYKLAQEKFDAQIVNQRLLNYLNL; encoded by the coding sequence ATGAAAATTGCGTTAATTGGAACGACATCTGCCAGCGTCATTGGCTTTCGTGCAGATTTAATCAAGACATTGATTGCCGATGGCCATGAGGTCTACGCCTTTGCAATGGATTACAATTTAAACAGTAGAAAAACTGTAGAAGGTTTGGGGGCAATAGCTATAGATTATGATCTTAGCCGCACCGGGATGAATCCTTTAAATGACATTATCAATATGTTCAAACTTTCTAAAATTTTGAAAAAAATTGCTCCCGATCTAGTTTTCTCATATTTCGTTAAGCCCGTTATTTTTGGTACTCTAGCTGCGGCTCTAGCAGGCGTTAAACGTCGAATCGGTATGCTTGAGGGTCTAGGATATGTTTTTACTGACCACCCCAATGGCATCACTAATAAAATTAGAATATTACGTAAAGTACAAATCTTACTTTATAAAAGTGCATTTCCCTTTTTAGAAAGAATTATTTTTCTAAATCCTGACGACCCTATCGACTTATTAGATAAAAACAATCTGAAAGCTAAAAATGTAAGTGTGCTCGGTGGTATAGGACTAGATTTATCAACATACCCATACTCACCTCCCGATAAGTCACCGATATCTTTCATTTTTGTTGGGCGCCTGTTAGCAGAAAAAGGAGTTTATGAATATATTGAAGCAGCTAAAATAGTCAAGTCGAAATATTCAAATACTAATTTCATTATGCTGGGAGGCTTAGATGAAGGAAATCCAGGAGGCTTATCAAGTATCGAGCTTCAAAGCCTCATTAATGAAGGTGTGGTCATTCACCCTGGACATGTAAGCAACGTACAAGAATGGCTACGGAATTCAAGCGTTTTTGTATTACCGTCCTATTATAGAGAGGGGGTTCCTAGAAGTACGCAAGAAGCGATGGCGATCGGACGACCAATCATCACAACGGATATGCCAGGTTGTCGTGAAACTGTAATTGATGGAAAAAACGGTTTTTTAGTCCCACCGTGGTCACCACAGATATTAGCGGAAAAAATGCTCTATTTTATCGATAACCCCGACCAAATAGAGACGATGGGAATTGAGAGTTATAAATTAGCACAAGAAAAATTTGATGCACAAATTGTAAATCAACGCTTACTAAACTACTTGAATCTCTAG
- a CDS encoding lipopolysaccharide biosynthesis protein, translating into MRKVFDQAAIYAVLARIASLGVGFGTLLLITRYLSDIERGFYLTFYSIIALQVFFEMGFGSILIQYAGHEFAHLNWSKLNYIEGTIHHRNRYYSLIKLSVKWYAVIAFLFTIVLIPVGLVFFNHHQDAQPAHWRMVWIVLVVITALNLYLSPFLSLLEGAGKVASVARMRLLQALTGAFLGWSAMITGLGLWAAPAITFGTFLVSLIWLIMHFRQVLRTAIYTVIDRLDHQISWSREIFPMQWRIALSWMSGYLIYQLFNPIVFYQLGAKMAGKMGLSMAMVSALGTLAASWYATRIPAVANLIATQQVNAAVHLFKRTTVITTLFLIMMALIVFGFYKGLVSIYPTIADKFLSMDALCILMVAITANHIISCQAAFARTFKEEPYLYYSLVMAVLTLFIVFFGVHLLGIVGMLGLYLVLMVLVALPFSTLTLRYFMSQRL; encoded by the coding sequence GTGAGAAAAGTTTTTGATCAAGCGGCTATATATGCGGTTTTGGCAAGAATCGCCAGTCTAGGTGTTGGCTTTGGTACGTTACTTCTGATTACTCGTTACTTAAGCGATATTGAACGAGGGTTCTATCTTACGTTTTACAGTATTATCGCATTGCAGGTTTTCTTTGAGATGGGGTTTGGCTCGATTCTGATACAGTATGCAGGCCATGAATTTGCTCATCTAAACTGGAGTAAATTAAATTATATAGAAGGTACTATTCATCATCGTAATCGTTATTATTCACTGATTAAGCTGTCTGTGAAATGGTATGCAGTGATAGCATTCTTATTTACCATAGTATTGATTCCTGTAGGTCTTGTTTTTTTTAACCATCATCAGGATGCACAGCCTGCACACTGGCGCATGGTTTGGATAGTATTAGTCGTTATTACGGCATTAAATCTTTATCTCAGCCCCTTTCTATCTTTGTTGGAAGGGGCCGGTAAAGTTGCCAGTGTGGCTCGGATGCGTTTGCTTCAGGCATTGACAGGTGCATTTCTGGGTTGGTCTGCAATGATTACTGGCCTAGGATTGTGGGCTGCACCGGCGATTACATTTGGAACGTTCTTGGTATCGTTAATTTGGCTGATTATGCATTTTCGACAAGTGTTGAGGACGGCTATATATACCGTAATTGATCGGCTAGATCATCAAATTTCTTGGTCACGAGAAATTTTTCCTATGCAGTGGCGTATCGCTCTCAGTTGGATGAGTGGATATTTGATCTATCAACTGTTTAACCCGATAGTCTTTTATCAGTTGGGCGCTAAAATGGCCGGAAAAATGGGTCTCAGTATGGCAATGGTCAGTGCCCTTGGGACATTAGCCGCGAGTTGGTATGCCACTCGGATACCAGCAGTTGCGAATCTTATCGCCACACAGCAGGTAAATGCGGCAGTACATCTATTTAAACGCACTACAGTAATTACAACGCTATTTTTGATTATGATGGCCCTAATTGTTTTTGGCTTTTATAAAGGGCTGGTGTCTATTTACCCAACTATTGCGGATAAATTTTTGAGCATGGATGCTCTGTGCATTTTGATGGTCGCAATCACGGCTAACCACATTATTTCCTGTCAGGCAGCTTTTGCGCGTACATTTAAGGAAGAGCCTTATTTGTATTATTCGTTAGTCATGGCGGTATTGACGCTTTTCATTGTGTTTTTTGGTGTACATTTGCTTGGCATCGTAGGCATGTTAGGTTTGTATCTGGTGTTGATGGTATTGGTGGCCTTGCCTTTTTCGACTCTGACCCTTCGTTATTTCATGAGCCAACGATTATAA
- the galE gene encoding UDP-glucose 4-epimerase GalE, whose product MVILITGGAGYIGSHAVVEFLLAGHDVVVLDNLCNSSQISIERIKKITGIMPKFLVGDIRDHQLLDQIFSRYAIDAVVHFAGLKAVGESVKDPLNYFENNVNGSITLLQAMKKANVFNLVFSSSATVYGEPKNMPISEECPTGVPTNPYGRSKLMVEQILKDTAASDPRWSVALLRYFNPIGAHSSGFIGEDPNGPPNNLLPYISQVAIGKLQELSVYGDDYPTKDGTGIRDYIHVVDLAKGHVAALKYITSRSDIHVWNLGTGVGYSVLEMIKAFEHNSGIKIPYRIVQRRLGDIAECWSNPSKALNDLNWKAELGLSEMIKDTWNWQSNNPNGYQD is encoded by the coding sequence ATGGTTATCCTTATCACTGGTGGCGCAGGCTACATTGGTTCACATGCTGTAGTTGAATTTTTACTCGCCGGGCATGACGTAGTCGTATTAGACAACCTTTGCAATAGCTCACAAATATCTATAGAGCGCATCAAAAAAATTACAGGAATAATGCCTAAATTTTTAGTCGGAGATATACGCGATCACCAACTTCTTGATCAAATTTTTTCTCGATATGCAATAGATGCCGTGGTGCATTTTGCTGGTCTAAAAGCAGTTGGTGAAAGCGTGAAAGATCCTTTAAATTATTTTGAAAACAATGTTAATGGCAGTATCACTTTACTTCAGGCGATGAAAAAAGCCAACGTCTTCAATCTAGTATTTAGCTCATCTGCTACGGTATATGGCGAGCCTAAAAATATGCCTATCTCAGAAGAGTGTCCAACAGGCGTGCCAACGAATCCTTATGGGCGCTCAAAACTTATGGTTGAGCAGATTTTAAAAGATACAGCAGCCTCAGACCCCCGATGGTCTGTTGCTTTACTACGTTATTTTAATCCGATAGGCGCACATTCAAGCGGCTTTATTGGCGAAGATCCTAATGGTCCTCCCAACAACCTGTTGCCATACATTAGTCAAGTAGCCATAGGCAAATTACAAGAGTTATCGGTCTATGGCGACGACTATCCAACTAAAGATGGCACGGGCATACGTGATTACATCCATGTTGTGGATCTTGCTAAAGGCCATGTAGCGGCATTGAAGTATATTACAAGCAGATCCGATATACATGTATGGAACCTAGGCACCGGCGTCGGATATTCAGTATTAGAAATGATTAAGGCCTTTGAACACAATTCTGGTATTAAAATTCCGTACCGGATCGTTCAGCGTCGACTCGGTGATATAGCCGAATGCTGGTCAAACCCCAGCAAAGCATTAAATGATTTAAATTGGAAAGCAGAATTAGGTCTTTCGGAAATGATCAAAGACACATGGAATTGGCAGAGCAATAACCCTAACGGTTATCAGGATTAA
- a CDS encoding EpsG family protein — protein MEAFWIIWLTIVVIAWYPKTPRQTLLLALPLAIFAGLRASDVDRDYKNYIEYFNSVNEIKDIFNSKINVEIWFKILTYITKFLDFQFSMQMLFIALISISIKLFYYKKLSPLFPIAIVAYISHFYLLQDMTQVRAGLASSIFLIALWNFNRSKPKYFIFTLIASLIHSSFIITFFLGFMVNNSKKKLTILSILPAFCIIFSLFNFQLAETLLHNISFIDPRLSNYLNILQDKKLNEINIFNTQTLSRIIIAYALFYFTLKNKIKTIFIPFIQFYMIAIGLYYLLCQSSALATRLSEILFTVEPILISLLVYTALRVYKNVYSYAITLTLFFFYSALLYMKTLEIMNDYSAVWFF, from the coding sequence ATGGAAGCATTCTGGATAATTTGGCTAACCATAGTCGTAATCGCTTGGTACCCTAAAACACCTAGGCAAACTTTACTTTTGGCTTTGCCACTTGCCATATTTGCAGGGTTGCGAGCAAGTGATGTAGATAGAGACTATAAAAATTATATTGAATACTTTAACTCAGTTAATGAAATCAAAGATATTTTCAATTCAAAGATTAATGTTGAAATATGGTTTAAAATTTTAACATATATAACAAAATTTTTAGATTTTCAATTTTCAATGCAAATGCTATTTATTGCATTAATATCGATCTCAATCAAATTATTTTATTATAAAAAATTATCGCCTCTTTTCCCAATTGCTATAGTGGCATATATTAGTCATTTTTATTTATTGCAAGATATGACACAAGTGCGTGCCGGACTTGCATCAAGTATATTTTTGATAGCATTATGGAACTTTAATCGTAGCAAACCAAAATATTTTATTTTCACTCTTATTGCCAGCTTAATTCATTCTTCTTTTATCATCACATTTTTCTTGGGATTCATGGTTAACAATTCAAAAAAGAAATTAACTATTCTTTCAATTCTTCCTGCATTTTGTATTATATTTTCTTTATTCAACTTTCAACTTGCGGAGACTTTACTTCACAACATTTCATTTATTGATCCTAGATTATCAAACTATCTCAATATTTTACAAGACAAAAAATTGAATGAAATAAATATTTTCAACACTCAAACATTATCAAGAATAATTATAGCTTATGCTTTATTTTACTTCACTTTAAAAAATAAAATAAAAACTATATTTATTCCATTCATTCAATTTTACATGATTGCAATAGGGCTTTATTATTTACTTTGCCAGAGCTCAGCATTGGCAACCCGATTAAGTGAAATACTATTCACGGTGGAGCCAATTCTAATCAGTTTACTTGTATATACTGCACTTCGTGTATATAAAAATGTTTACTCTTACGCAATAACACTTACACTATTCTTTTTTTATTCTGCTTTACTGTATATGAAAACGTTAGAAATCATGAATGACTACTCCGCAGTATGGTTTTTTTAA
- a CDS encoding GumC domain-containing protein, which yields MPNSNEANSIEDTLDLSILWQVIKISWRRMFITIFVAMIISLLLAFILPKKWEATGTLQVGRMPSLSGDSRLIEEPPQTVERIKLREFKENVLARMHLPTEEHIDNRSDLVYKSLKGATITGADFVDLVVRGYSMNDAANTLNAATAELKAQHLLIVQPIKNRLTKELAEINDKLNQATLEEKNINNQMSAAGIYKPNAPFSPSIVASNLLVAKESEIRALKAQQIQYNALLASFDEQSTKIINRIYVSKMAIFPNKIIFLGLGFIIGSLIAFGLALHRYSKISSLPEPR from the coding sequence ATGCCTAACTCAAATGAAGCTAATAGCATCGAAGACACTTTAGATTTATCCATATTATGGCAAGTGATAAAAATATCATGGCGTCGGATGTTTATAACAATCTTTGTGGCAATGATTATTTCATTATTACTCGCTTTTATTTTACCTAAAAAATGGGAAGCAACGGGTACGTTACAAGTTGGCCGCATGCCCTCTCTATCAGGGGACTCTAGACTTATTGAAGAACCACCTCAAACGGTGGAACGCATTAAACTCCGGGAATTTAAAGAGAATGTGCTGGCTCGTATGCACTTACCCACCGAAGAACATATAGATAATCGCTCAGATCTCGTATACAAATCGCTTAAAGGAGCGACAATCACAGGTGCGGATTTTGTCGATTTAGTTGTACGCGGCTATAGCATGAACGATGCAGCAAATACATTAAATGCTGCGACCGCAGAACTTAAAGCGCAGCACTTATTGATTGTTCAACCAATCAAGAATCGTTTAACAAAAGAACTTGCTGAAATCAACGACAAACTAAATCAGGCAACTCTAGAAGAAAAAAATATTAATAATCAAATGTCTGCTGCCGGAATTTATAAACCGAACGCTCCATTTTCTCCTAGTATAGTTGCTTCTAATTTATTGGTAGCCAAAGAGTCCGAGATTCGAGCACTCAAAGCACAGCAAATTCAATATAATGCTTTATTAGCAAGCTTTGATGAACAATCGACAAAAATCATTAATAGAATATACGTTTCGAAAATGGCTATTTTTCCTAACAAAATTATATTCTTAGGTCTTGGTTTTATTATCGGTTCGCTGATTGCTTTTGGACTAGCACTTCATCGCTACTCAAAAATATCATCCCTTCCTGAGCCACGATAA
- the rfbC gene encoding dTDP-4-dehydrorhamnose 3,5-epimerase, with protein MQALHLAIPEVVLFTPKFFGDDRGFFFESFIQTAFEEATGLKRSFIQDNHSKSQRGVLRGLHYQLNPMAQGKLVRVIQGEVFDVAVDIRKNSPTFGKWVGEILSAENRKQLWIPEGFAHGFLTLSETAEFVYKTTNIYSPSSERAIMWNDPDLAIDWPIENQPLLSGKDEKAALLKNAEVF; from the coding sequence ATGCAAGCCCTTCACTTAGCGATTCCAGAAGTTGTCTTATTTACGCCGAAATTCTTCGGTGATGACCGTGGATTTTTCTTTGAAAGCTTCATTCAAACGGCTTTCGAAGAGGCCACAGGGCTCAAGCGTAGCTTTATCCAAGATAACCATTCTAAATCCCAACGTGGCGTCCTCAGAGGTCTGCACTATCAACTGAATCCGATGGCACAAGGAAAACTGGTGCGGGTTATTCAAGGTGAAGTGTTTGATGTTGCAGTTGACATTCGTAAGAACTCTCCGACCTTTGGCAAATGGGTTGGTGAAATTTTATCTGCCGAAAATCGTAAGCAGCTATGGATTCCTGAAGGATTTGCACATGGTTTTTTGACCTTGTCAGAGACAGCTGAATTTGTATATAAAACTACGAATATATACTCTCCCTCCTCAGAACGTGCGATTATGTGGAATGATCCAGATTTGGCAATTGACTGGCCAATAGAAAACCAACCATTATTGTCTGGTAAAGATGAAAAAGCTGCGTTGCTTAAAAATGCTGAAGTCTTTTAG
- the pgi gene encoding glucose-6-phosphate isomerase: MFHKDIFPPQNSPILESSQIESGVKRIEKQSKESMQSNNLDRHIFYANTLFDFSNQLISDSDFDQLILKARKTGLVDAIAQLKNGGILNQTEHRKVLHTALRAKPDNRFPEEMQQHIDEASQVRVKMRRFVDELHAGHIKGATGKTIKYIVNIGVGGSNLGSRLVTQALARFRHPSIAVSYVANIDADDLYQVLQRVNPEETMFLVTSKTFTTFETMQNAIAARGWLEKQLNLDSTIILQHHFVGITAEVNRAVAFGIDPERTFEFWDWVGGRFSLWSAVGLPIAIAVGMDLFEELLAGARAMDEHFFSAPLESNIPVLMGLIGAWNIEENHAAGLSIAPYCHGLRSLPAYLQQLEMESNGKGIDIYGQPTKTRTAQVVFGSVGSNGQHAYFQMLHQGTRQIPTDFIAVAEDLNIFEGHQDQLLANCFAQSAALATGRIYPDEPHKTCAGGQRSTVIVLPQLNAFSVGLLLAAYEHKIFVQAHIWEINAFDQWGVELGKSIAHDILPVLQGHSSNCEVDNETQRLIKHIQFIRENLKNR, from the coding sequence TTGTTTCATAAAGACATATTCCCTCCACAAAACTCGCCTATCCTAGAATCAAGTCAGATAGAAAGCGGTGTCAAGCGTATTGAAAAACAAAGTAAAGAATCTATGCAAAGCAATAATTTAGATCGACATATATTTTATGCGAATACGCTATTCGACTTTAGCAATCAACTAATTAGCGATAGTGATTTTGATCAACTAATCCTTAAAGCAAGAAAAACAGGGCTAGTAGATGCTATCGCACAGCTTAAAAATGGTGGCATCCTAAATCAAACTGAGCATCGTAAAGTTCTTCATACTGCTTTACGTGCAAAACCAGATAATCGTTTTCCAGAAGAAATGCAGCAGCATATCGACGAAGCATCGCAAGTCCGGGTAAAAATGCGCCGATTCGTTGATGAGCTTCATGCAGGCCACATTAAAGGCGCGACAGGAAAAACAATCAAATATATTGTCAACATTGGGGTCGGTGGATCAAATCTAGGCTCGCGCTTAGTTACGCAAGCACTAGCACGTTTTAGACATCCATCAATTGCTGTGTCCTATGTAGCAAATATTGATGCAGATGATCTGTATCAAGTTTTACAACGTGTCAATCCAGAAGAAACAATGTTTTTGGTCACTAGTAAGACATTTACCACATTTGAGACCATGCAAAATGCGATTGCGGCACGTGGCTGGCTTGAAAAACAGCTTAATCTCGATAGCACGATTATTTTACAGCATCATTTTGTAGGGATTACGGCCGAAGTCAATCGAGCTGTAGCCTTCGGTATTGATCCAGAGCGTACTTTTGAGTTCTGGGACTGGGTAGGAGGTCGTTTTTCATTGTGGTCGGCGGTTGGCTTGCCTATTGCTATTGCCGTTGGTATGGATCTTTTTGAAGAACTACTGGCTGGTGCAAGAGCCATGGATGAGCATTTCTTTTCGGCTCCCCTAGAGTCTAATATACCTGTGTTGATGGGTTTAATTGGTGCTTGGAATATCGAAGAAAATCATGCAGCTGGCTTATCCATCGCCCCATACTGTCACGGATTAAGATCGCTCCCAGCTTACCTACAACAACTTGAAATGGAGTCCAATGGCAAAGGCATTGATATCTATGGTCAGCCAACAAAGACCCGCACAGCCCAAGTCGTCTTTGGCAGTGTCGGAAGTAATGGCCAGCACGCCTACTTTCAAATGCTTCACCAAGGTACAAGACAAATTCCAACCGATTTTATTGCCGTTGCTGAGGATCTAAATATTTTTGAAGGGCATCAGGATCAACTTCTTGCTAATTGTTTTGCACAAAGTGCGGCGCTTGCTACTGGTAGAATTTACCCTGATGAACCTCATAAAACATGTGCCGGCGGTCAAAGATCAACGGTCATTGTATTACCCCAATTAAATGCTTTTTCTGTAGGGCTTTTACTTGCGGCATATGAGCATAAGATTTTTGTTCAAGCCCATATATGGGAAATTAATGCATTTGACCAATGGGGTGTCGAATTAGGAAAATCTATTGCCCACGACATCCTCCCTGTTCTTCAAGGACACAGTTCAAATTGCGAAGTCGATAACGAAACCCAAAGACTAATCAAACACATTCAATTTATTCGCGAGAATTTAAAGAATCGCTGA
- a CDS encoding UTP--glucose-1-phosphate uridylyltransferase has translation MSVEIVVLPVAGLGSRFLPATKVTPKEMLPIVDVPLVQLAVEEAVRAGVREIVLVTSPLKPTIEAHFREATALESVLVHKGNKLGLDAVRNTLPEGVVIHVVFQLEALGLGHAVLCAKDIVGNRPFAVMLPDDLIDSSGLGCLADMVEIYKERGSYSLAVENVAIEHTNKYGIATLDGNRIIGLVEKPDPSVAPSTLAIVGRYILPPEIFPVLETINAGAGGEIQLTDGISALLNTYIFEIQKLNGTRYDCGSKLGHLQANIVYAFKDKALAEQLYHWLNEEFLLSYSAAPI, from the coding sequence TTGTCTGTAGAAATTGTTGTTTTACCTGTTGCTGGGCTCGGTAGCCGTTTTTTACCTGCAACCAAGGTGACGCCTAAAGAAATGCTGCCTATTGTAGATGTTCCTCTAGTTCAATTGGCTGTTGAAGAAGCAGTTCGAGCAGGTGTTCGCGAAATAGTATTAGTGACAAGTCCGCTAAAACCGACTATTGAAGCTCACTTCAGAGAGGCAACAGCATTAGAGTCAGTATTAGTCCACAAAGGTAATAAGCTTGGATTAGATGCTGTCAGAAATACTTTACCTGAAGGCGTCGTTATTCATGTTGTATTTCAATTAGAGGCTTTAGGATTAGGACATGCAGTCCTTTGCGCGAAAGACATAGTCGGCAATAGACCATTTGCGGTAATGCTTCCGGATGACTTAATCGATAGTTCGGGTCTTGGCTGTCTTGCCGATATGGTTGAGATTTATAAAGAACGAGGTTCTTACTCCTTAGCTGTTGAAAATGTAGCAATTGAGCATACCAACAAATACGGCATAGCAACTCTAGATGGAAATCGAATTATTGGTTTAGTCGAAAAACCTGATCCATCAGTTGCGCCGAGCACATTGGCCATAGTTGGGCGATATATTTTGCCACCTGAAATATTTCCAGTTTTAGAGACCATTAATGCTGGTGCAGGCGGTGAAATACAGTTGACCGATGGAATTTCTGCATTACTTAATACATATATCTTTGAAATACAAAAGCTTAATGGAACTCGATACGATTGTGGTAGTAAGCTTGGTCACTTACAGGCGAATATAGTGTACGCATTTAAGGATAAAGCTCTAGCTGAACAGCTCTATCATTGGCTAAATGAAGAATTTTTACTATCGTATAGCGCCGCCCCAATTTAG